A single Acidobacteriota bacterium DNA region contains:
- a CDS encoding MmcQ/YjbR family DNA-binding protein produces MTPLDRLRKICLALPDTVETITWGHPNFRVGKKIFAAYENYKGDDCICFKCDPEMQDLLVGDPRYFRAPYVGNRGWVSMKVAGRIDWKTLGALVGRSHELVAANRRRRRLKG; encoded by the coding sequence GTGACGCCCCTCGATCGACTCCGGAAGATCTGCCTCGCCCTTCCGGACACGGTCGAGACGATCACCTGGGGGCACCCGAACTTCCGCGTCGGGAAGAAGATCTTCGCCGCGTACGAAAACTACAAGGGTGACGACTGCATCTGCTTCAAGTGCGACCCGGAGATGCAGGATCTTCTCGTGGGCGACCCGCGCTACTTCCGCGCCCCGTACGTCGGGAACCGCGGCTGGGTCTCGATGAAGGTCGCGGGGCGCATCGACTGGAAGACGCTCGGAGCGCTCGTCGGGAGGAGCCACGAGCTGGTGGCGGCGAACCGGCGGCGGCGCCGGTTGAAAGGGTGA